In the genome of Caldisphaera lagunensis DSM 15908, the window CAACCACTACATTTGTATCTAATTTTTTAATAATATCACCTATTTTAGAAATATCAATAACTTTTAGTGTAGGATTAGTAATAGATTCTATAATGGCTAAATCATATGTGTTTTTCTCAAGCTCCTCAATAATATTTTCATGATTTGGATAAACCTTTTTTATAGTTATGTCAAATTTATTAGATAAGTTTTCAAATAATTGTATAGTAGATCCATACATCTCTTTCAATAGTAAAACCTTTGATTTCTTTTTCAAAAAATTCATTGCTATTGTAGAAATTGCGGCCATACCACTGCTAAATACTAGCGAATCTTCAGAACCTTCTAGAGACGATAATACTTTTTCTAAAATCCTTAATGATGGATTTTCTTCTCTATAATATTTTATTGTAATGTTTCTATCACTTTTTTTAGATGTATCTTCATCTATATATCTATAAATAGAACTAATATAAATTGGAGGAATAATAGAACCAAATTCATCTGAATACTCACTATTAATTGATTTTGTACTATCTCCCATTTTAATCCCTCTTATACATAGAAATCAATAAAAATTTAAATCTCAACATGAATTTAATATATTTTTTATATAAATAGAGATTTTAATAAATCATTAGTTTAAGTGATTATTAAGAAAAGATGTTTATAAACTTTATAAAAAACAAATATATCGAGTAAAGATGTCATTTAATGAAAAACTCAAAATACTCAATAGATTGCCGGTATTGGCATATGAGAAAGAGAAGATAGCTATAATTAGTGATATCCATCTAGGATACGAAGAAGCTATGTCATCTCAAGGAGTATATTTACCTAGGTTGCAATTGAAAAAAGCTAAGAATATAATAAATGAAATAAGTAAACTTAATTTTAAAAAATTGGTAATAGCTGGAGATCTTAAACATGTATTCGAAAAATTGATAAGGCAAGAAAGAGCGGAAATATTAGAATTAATGAGTTTTGCAGCGAAATCTAATATAAAGGAGGTTATCTTGGTTAAAGGAAATCATGATACATATATATCCAATTTATTAAAAGATCTAGGAATACAAGTTGAAGATAATTTTTTAGATCTTGGAGATGGGATTGCAGTTACTCATGGACATAAAATATTTGATGACATAGAAAAATATCAATTCATTGTTATGGGCCATGAACATCCAAGCGTTGAAATTAATCTATCAGGCAGTAAAGTAAGATTACAGGCATTATTAAAAATGCCCTTGAAAAATGGTTCTACTGCATTAGTACTCCCTCCTATTGGGTTATATCAAACAGGAACTGTTGTTAACCTTGATAAGAGCTCTTATTTATCTCCAATTTCAAGGGAATTAGGTGATAT includes:
- a CDS encoding metallophosphoesterase; translation: MAYEKEKIAIISDIHLGYEEAMSSQGVYLPRLQLKKAKNIINEISKLNFKKLVIAGDLKHVFEKLIRQERAEILELMSFAAKSNIKEVILVKGNHDTYISNLLKDLGIQVEDNFLDLGDGIAVTHGHKIFDDIEKYQFIVMGHEHPSVEINLSGSKVRLQALLKMPLKNGSTALVLPPIGLYQTGTVVNLDKSSYLSPISRELGDIENTVPIIVDREIGVIELPRLIHIFGDNKSI